A stretch of the Rhizobium leguminosarum genome encodes the following:
- a CDS encoding iron-containing alcohol dehydrogenase, translating to MASLDSPITIVRPHLIEFGIGTAAKLGNWAAEKGYRRTLVISDAFNASRIDVLELEGEVTVFAEVTPEPDTANLEKVLAAANGANAELIVGFGGGSAMDLAKLAAVLVGSMQTLQDVVGPNKVHGPRKVALAQVPTTSGTGSEAGIRALVTDPKTMAKLAVESLHMLADIAVIDPALTFSVPARTTAATGIDAMAHCVEAFTNRKAHPMVDLYAIEGTRLVGKYLARAVKDGNDAEARAGLSLASLYGGFCLGPVNTAGGHALAYPLGTRWHVAHGAANALIFPHVLAFNTPAAPEKTKTVMAALGRQTSETIASVFDAAYAFCAELGIEMKLSGLGVPESDLDAMADDAFAIRRLLDNNPRDLTRTDIRSIYAAAL from the coding sequence ATGGCCAGCTTGGATTCGCCAATCACGATCGTTCGGCCGCACCTGATCGAATTCGGCATCGGCACTGCGGCAAAGCTCGGCAATTGGGCTGCCGAAAAGGGCTATCGGCGCACGCTTGTCATCTCCGATGCCTTCAACGCCTCGCGCATTGACGTGCTGGAGTTGGAGGGCGAAGTGACGGTGTTTGCCGAAGTGACGCCCGAGCCGGATACGGCCAATCTCGAAAAAGTCCTGGCCGCGGCAAACGGCGCCAACGCCGAACTGATCGTCGGCTTCGGTGGCGGCAGCGCCATGGACCTGGCAAAACTTGCCGCCGTTCTTGTCGGCTCCATGCAGACGCTGCAGGACGTCGTCGGCCCCAACAAAGTACATGGCCCGCGCAAAGTAGCACTCGCCCAGGTACCCACGACCTCGGGTACCGGCAGCGAGGCCGGCATCCGCGCGCTGGTCACCGATCCCAAGACGATGGCCAAGCTTGCCGTGGAAAGCCTGCATATGCTGGCCGACATCGCCGTCATCGACCCGGCCCTGACCTTCAGCGTGCCGGCCCGCACCACAGCTGCTACCGGCATCGATGCGATGGCCCATTGCGTCGAGGCCTTCACCAACCGCAAGGCCCATCCGATGGTCGATCTCTATGCGATAGAGGGAACGCGGCTGGTCGGCAAATATCTCGCCCGCGCCGTCAAGGATGGCAACGACGCCGAGGCGCGCGCCGGCTTGTCGCTCGCCTCGCTTTACGGCGGTTTCTGCCTTGGTCCGGTCAACACCGCCGGCGGCCACGCGCTTGCCTATCCGCTCGGCACACGCTGGCATGTGGCACATGGTGCTGCGAACGCGCTGATCTTTCCGCATGTGCTTGCCTTCAACACGCCGGCCGCCCCTGAAAAGACCAAGACGGTGATGGCGGCGCTCGGACGTCAAACCTCGGAAACCATCGCATCCGTCTTCGATGCGGCTTACGCTTTCTGCGCAGAACTCGGTATCGAGATGAAGCTCTCCGGCCTCGGCGTGCCGGAAAGCGATCTCGACGCCATGGCCGACGACGCCTTTGCCA
- a CDS encoding sialidase family protein: MSFTGLPSEAVPALMTGLITPHPSIQGRADAYLPSPCIQNHAANLAFLPDGTLTCVWFGGTMEGMGDISIYMSRLAPGSERWSKPEKMSDDPEKSEQNPLIFNAPDGKTWLLYTSQTSGNQDGSVVKCRISGDGGKSFGPVRILCDSPGTFVRQQIVVNDRGDWLLPVFRCVGLNGQRWSGDADTAAVLISRDGGASWQMRDIPDSIGAVHMNILRLGDEMVAFYRNRFAESILSSRSSDGGETWSVPEPTELPNNNSSVQATVLNDGAIAMVYNHSNANMSDARRQSLYDEIEGSEAGEIAIVAADIGRKAVWGVPRAPLSLAISRDGGRSFPHRIDLDTGDGFCLSNNSKDSLNREFSYPSIIQGSDGTLHVAYTYYRRAIKYVRLAPQSLP, translated from the coding sequence ATGAGTTTTACCGGCCTGCCTTCGGAAGCCGTGCCCGCGCTGATGACTGGGCTTATCACCCCACACCCCTCCATTCAGGGCCGAGCGGATGCCTATCTGCCCTCGCCTTGCATCCAGAACCATGCGGCCAATCTCGCCTTTCTGCCGGACGGCACACTGACCTGCGTTTGGTTCGGCGGCACGATGGAGGGCATGGGTGATATTTCGATTTACATGTCGCGGCTGGCGCCGGGCTCCGAGCGCTGGTCCAAGCCGGAGAAGATGAGCGACGACCCGGAGAAATCCGAGCAAAATCCGTTGATTTTCAACGCTCCGGACGGGAAAACATGGCTGCTCTATACCTCACAGACTTCGGGTAATCAGGATGGTTCTGTTGTCAAATGCCGTATATCGGGGGACGGCGGTAAAAGCTTCGGCCCGGTTCGCATCCTGTGCGACAGTCCCGGCACCTTCGTTCGTCAGCAGATCGTCGTCAACGACCGGGGTGACTGGCTGCTTCCGGTTTTCCGCTGCGTCGGCCTCAACGGCCAGCGCTGGAGTGGCGACGCCGATACGGCGGCAGTGCTGATCTCGCGAGACGGCGGCGCCAGCTGGCAGATGCGCGATATTCCAGACAGTATCGGCGCCGTGCACATGAACATCCTGCGGCTCGGCGACGAGATGGTCGCCTTCTACCGCAACCGCTTCGCCGAGAGCATTCTTTCCAGCCGATCGTCCGATGGCGGCGAGACCTGGAGCGTGCCCGAGCCCACCGAACTGCCGAACAACAACTCCTCGGTCCAGGCCACCGTGCTGAATGATGGAGCAATCGCAATGGTTTACAACCATTCGAATGCGAACATGTCGGACGCGCGGCGTCAGTCTCTCTATGACGAAATCGAGGGTAGCGAGGCTGGAGAGATCGCTATTGTCGCCGCCGATATCGGCCGCAAGGCGGTTTGGGGTGTTCCGCGGGCTCCGCTCAGTCTGGCGATCTCGAGGGATGGCGGCAGGAGCTTCCCGCATCGCATCGATCTCGATACCGGCGACGGCTTCTGCCTCAGCAACAATTCGAAAGACTCGCTGAACCGCGAATTCTCCTACCCCTCGATCATCCAGGGCAGCGACGGCACGCTCCATGTCGCCTACACATACTACCGGCGCGCCATCAAATATGTGCGGCTTGCCCCGCAATCCCTGCCGTAA